Proteins encoded within one genomic window of Tidjanibacter massiliensis:
- a CDS encoding BACON domain-containing protein produces the protein MKRYAYLLAAAALALNISCTGPENPAQPEATLKAEPASLRFAAAAAPAQTVTVTAEETEWTHSIPEDAGWLTATRDGDRLSVSVADNADETDRSASITLNASAEGVEPVKITVRQEAAEAPEPEKPSLSVSPEKLVFAAAEAPGQEVTVTVTGGITWKASLSGAEEWIHIVPAEGKFTVTVDDNPNALERKASINVSPSDKTVQTGRIYVTQEAAAVPPSIEPVLPDGATPEEGLELPFTAGVVKFAVKAAPETAQWSAYARDENNQAPDWLTVHAVVAPEQHSIILEYKINDATETRTAYLFLQHESEETEPVRVTITQKGKSDVNSTIYEDVETGPMLYSRVEVMANNDWRDYPFVQWILTLYTDGLTYNKLWGRWDGSGERMRILLLGSPQHEDDVTLEEMTYEIVPYDEYNKEPLTDRKPGWACGSWGDGKTVVYPAGTWYQVIEAGKATQWASAESGTITVSKNGDDYTVSWDLTSDAGCKVTGSYTGPIDIIL, from the coding sequence ATGAAACGATACGCATACTTATTGGCCGCAGCGGCACTGGCCCTGAACATATCGTGCACCGGCCCCGAAAACCCCGCACAGCCCGAAGCGACGCTGAAGGCGGAACCCGCATCGCTCCGCTTCGCCGCGGCAGCGGCACCCGCCCAGACCGTCACCGTCACGGCCGAAGAAACGGAGTGGACACACAGCATCCCAGAAGATGCCGGATGGCTGACGGCAACGCGCGACGGAGACCGCCTTTCGGTCAGCGTCGCGGACAATGCGGATGAGACCGACCGCAGCGCCTCCATCACCCTCAACGCCTCCGCCGAAGGGGTGGAACCGGTGAAGATAACGGTCCGGCAGGAGGCCGCGGAAGCTCCCGAACCGGAAAAGCCTTCGCTCTCGGTATCGCCCGAAAAGCTCGTCTTCGCCGCTGCGGAGGCACCGGGACAGGAGGTGACGGTAACCGTGACGGGCGGTATCACCTGGAAAGCATCCCTTTCGGGTGCCGAGGAGTGGATACACATCGTCCCCGCCGAAGGGAAATTCACCGTCACGGTGGACGACAACCCGAACGCACTGGAACGGAAAGCATCCATCAACGTCTCCCCAAGCGACAAGACCGTTCAGACCGGCAGGATATACGTCACGCAGGAAGCCGCCGCCGTACCGCCTTCGATAGAACCCGTACTGCCCGACGGAGCCACCCCGGAGGAGGGTCTCGAACTGCCGTTCACCGCAGGGGTCGTCAAATTTGCGGTTAAGGCAGCTCCCGAAACGGCACAGTGGTCGGCTTACGCACGGGACGAAAACAACCAAGCACCGGACTGGCTGACCGTACACGCAGTCGTAGCTCCCGAACAGCACAGCATCATCCTCGAATACAAGATAAACGATGCCACGGAGACCCGTACCGCCTACCTGTTCCTCCAGCATGAATCGGAAGAGACGGAACCCGTTAGGGTCACCATCACCCAAAAGGGAAAATCGGATGTCAACAGTACGATATACGAAGATGTGGAGACCGGCCCGATGCTTTACAGCCGGGTAGAAGTAATGGCCAACAACGACTGGCGCGACTACCCCTTTGTACAGTGGATACTGACACTCTATACCGATGGGCTGACATACAACAAGTTATGGGGACGCTGGGATGGCTCGGGCGAACGTATGCGGATACTCCTGCTCGGTTCGCCTCAGCACGAGGACGATGTGACACTCGAAGAGATGACTTATGAAATCGTACCTTACGACGAGTACAACAAAGAGCCCCTTACCGACCGCAAGCCGGGATGGGCATGCGGCAGCTGGGGCGACGGCAAAACCGTCGTCTATCCCGCCGGAACATGGTATCAGGTCATCGAAGCGGGCAAAGCGACCCAATGGGCCAGCGCAGAAAGCGGTACGATAACTGTCAGCAAAAACGGAGACGACTACACCGTATCGTGGGATTTGACAAGCGACGCCGGATGCAAGGTGACCGGTTCCTATACCGGCCCGATAGATATCATCCTTTAA
- a CDS encoding aspartate-semialdehyde dehydrogenase, whose amino-acid sequence MKVAIVGASGAVGQEFLRVLADRNFPVDELLLFGSERSAGSFYEFGGERVQVKQLRHNDDFKGVDVAFVSAGGGTSKEFEKTITKHGTLMIDNSSAFRMDADVPLVVPEVNPEDALDAPRRVIANPNCSTIQLVVALKAIENISHIRRVYVSTYQAASGAGAGAMAELEGQYADMAAGRPPRVERFAFQLAGNLIPQIDVFTDNGYTKEEMKMVNETKKIMHSDVAVSAMCVRVPVMRAHSESVWVETERPVAPEEARRAFGSFEGIVVMDDPARQEYPMPLFTAGRYPVYVGRIRTDTANPNGLTFWCVADQILKGAALNAVQIAEYLVGAGRLGR is encoded by the coding sequence ATGAAAGTAGCGATTGTCGGCGCGAGCGGCGCCGTAGGGCAGGAGTTCCTGAGGGTATTGGCAGACAGGAATTTTCCGGTGGATGAGTTGCTGTTGTTCGGTTCGGAGCGCAGCGCGGGCAGTTTTTATGAGTTCGGCGGCGAGCGGGTGCAGGTGAAGCAGCTCCGCCACAACGACGATTTCAAGGGGGTGGATGTGGCGTTCGTATCGGCGGGCGGCGGTACTTCCAAAGAGTTCGAGAAGACCATTACGAAACACGGGACGCTGATGATAGACAATTCGAGCGCGTTCCGCATGGATGCCGACGTGCCTCTCGTGGTGCCGGAGGTTAATCCGGAGGATGCGTTGGATGCACCCCGCCGCGTCATTGCCAATCCGAACTGTTCTACCATCCAGCTTGTCGTGGCACTCAAGGCGATAGAGAATATCTCCCATATCCGCCGCGTCTATGTTTCGACCTATCAGGCCGCCAGCGGCGCGGGGGCCGGCGCGATGGCCGAGCTGGAGGGGCAGTATGCCGATATGGCTGCCGGACGGCCGCCCCGTGTGGAGAGGTTCGCCTTCCAGCTCGCCGGCAATCTCATCCCGCAGATAGATGTATTCACAGACAACGGATATACGAAGGAGGAGATGAAGATGGTCAATGAGACCAAGAAGATAATGCATTCGGATGTGGCCGTGAGCGCCATGTGCGTCCGCGTACCCGTCATGCGGGCCCATTCGGAGAGCGTATGGGTGGAGACCGAGCGGCCCGTCGCTCCGGAAGAGGCCCGCCGGGCTTTCGGGAGTTTCGAAGGCATCGTTGTCATGGATGACCCGGCTCGGCAGGAGTATCCCATGCCGCTCTTCACGGCGGGCAGGTATCCCGTGTATGTGGGGCGTATCCGGACGGATACTGCCAACCCCAACGGGCTGACCTTCTGGTGCGTGGCAGACCAGATTCTGAAGGGAGCCGCACTGAATGCCGTACAGATAGCCGAGTACCTTGTCGGAGCTGGTCGGCTCGGGCGGTAA
- a CDS encoding penicillin-binding protein 1A, with the protein MQGKGKKLGKEERARRFTKWFWTILCIPVGIFLVLLVLTASGAFGRLPSFEELENPKSNLATEIYADDGRLLGSFFIQNRSYVDYEELSPALVAALVATEDARFYGHSGIDFISLARVAVKTLAFGNRSQGGGSTITQQLAKNLFPRDTTVYRNPLVRGGRMVVTKLKEWVTAVKLEYNYTKEEIVAMYLNTVFYGSNAYGIKAAAKTFFDKEPSELNVQEAALLVGVVNAPTRYSPVRNPERALARRNTVMTRMQQNRYITRGELDSLKQEPIELRYAPISHNDGIATYFREMVRNVLNMPRPTKKQYGRDYEAELARWESNPVYGWCRKNFKSDGTPYDIYRDGLKIYTTLSYDMQEYAEEALCQQLAAIQPRMDAQVKRTGRLFIKTSNEAAERIIQNAMRYTDRYRSLVKQGASREEIEEDFRTPVRMRIFTYKGEVDTLMTPRDSILHHKQIMRGSFMAMNPNTGHVKAYVGGPDFKYFKYDMVKQGKRHIGSTIKPFVYCFAIDYMGMTPCTMVPNLPVTLETENMEPWQPKEAGRVEYDGVLHPLRWGLARSRNNYSAWIMKQAKDPKAVADFIHQMGIHSYIDPVNSLALGTADVSLFEMVGAYSTFVNKGVFTEPIFITRIEDRQGNVIASFVPAVSDAISEQTAYTMVQMLQNNVIAGTGVRLRNVYGFRDVEVGGKTGTSQENRDAWFMGVTPNLVAGVWIGCEDQSAHLVTGGEGASLALPVFGEFMKRVYADPSLGVRRTDRFYRPPGAIEYRCPDSAEGTGYSGDDEFFD; encoded by the coding sequence ATGCAGGGAAAAGGCAAGAAATTGGGAAAGGAGGAACGTGCCAGACGGTTCACGAAATGGTTCTGGACCATTCTGTGTATTCCGGTAGGGATATTTCTGGTATTGTTGGTGCTTACCGCGTCGGGAGCTTTCGGTCGGCTGCCTTCGTTCGAGGAGCTCGAAAACCCGAAGAGCAACCTGGCTACGGAGATATATGCGGACGACGGCCGTCTGCTCGGTTCGTTCTTCATACAGAACAGGTCGTATGTCGATTACGAGGAGCTGTCGCCCGCCCTCGTCGCCGCCCTTGTCGCCACCGAGGATGCCCGCTTCTACGGCCATTCGGGCATCGATTTCATTTCGCTCGCCCGTGTGGCGGTGAAGACGCTCGCGTTTGGCAACCGCAGTCAGGGGGGAGGCAGCACCATCACGCAGCAGCTCGCCAAGAACCTCTTTCCGCGCGACACCACCGTTTACCGCAATCCGCTCGTGCGCGGCGGACGGATGGTCGTCACCAAGCTCAAGGAGTGGGTGACTGCCGTCAAGCTGGAGTACAACTATACGAAGGAGGAGATAGTCGCCATGTACCTCAATACGGTTTTTTACGGCAGCAATGCCTACGGCATCAAGGCGGCGGCCAAGACCTTCTTCGACAAGGAGCCTTCCGAGCTGAACGTACAGGAGGCGGCCCTGTTGGTGGGGGTGGTGAATGCGCCGACGCGTTACAGTCCCGTGCGCAATCCCGAACGGGCGCTTGCCCGCCGCAATACGGTCATGACGCGTATGCAGCAAAACCGCTACATTACCCGCGGGGAGCTCGATTCGCTGAAACAGGAGCCGATAGAGCTCCGGTATGCACCTATTTCGCATAACGACGGGATAGCGACCTATTTCCGGGAGATGGTGCGCAACGTGCTCAACATGCCGCGTCCGACCAAAAAACAGTACGGCAGGGATTACGAGGCCGAACTGGCACGGTGGGAGAGCAATCCCGTTTACGGCTGGTGTCGCAAGAACTTCAAGTCGGACGGAACCCCTTACGATATCTACCGCGACGGCCTCAAGATATATACCACCCTCAGTTACGACATGCAGGAGTATGCCGAGGAGGCTCTCTGCCAGCAGCTCGCCGCCATTCAGCCCCGCATGGATGCCCAGGTGAAGCGGACGGGGCGCCTCTTCATCAAGACCTCCAACGAAGCGGCCGAACGCATCATCCAGAATGCCATGCGCTATACCGACCGTTACCGCAGCCTGGTGAAGCAGGGGGCGAGCAGGGAGGAGATAGAGGAGGATTTCCGTACTCCTGTACGTATGCGCATCTTCACCTATAAAGGTGAGGTCGATACACTGATGACGCCCCGCGACTCCATCCTGCACCACAAGCAGATAATGCGCGGTTCGTTCATGGCCATGAATCCGAATACGGGCCATGTCAAGGCCTATGTAGGCGGTCCGGATTTCAAATATTTCAAATACGACATGGTGAAACAGGGCAAGCGGCATATCGGCTCCACCATCAAGCCGTTCGTTTACTGCTTCGCAATCGACTATATGGGCATGACGCCCTGCACCATGGTGCCCAATCTTCCCGTAACGCTCGAAACGGAGAATATGGAGCCGTGGCAGCCCAAGGAGGCGGGCCGGGTGGAGTACGACGGCGTGCTGCATCCGCTGCGGTGGGGGCTTGCCCGCAGCCGCAACAACTATTCGGCCTGGATAATGAAGCAGGCAAAAGACCCGAAGGCGGTCGCCGACTTCATCCACCAGATGGGGATACACAGTTATATCGACCCGGTCAATTCGCTGGCTCTCGGTACGGCCGACGTATCGCTGTTCGAAATGGTGGGGGCTTACAGTACCTTCGTGAACAAGGGGGTATTTACCGAACCGATATTCATTACACGCATCGAAGACCGGCAGGGGAACGTCATCGCCAGCTTCGTACCTGCGGTGAGCGACGCCATCAGCGAGCAGACCGCCTATACGATGGTGCAGATGCTCCAGAACAACGTCATAGCGGGGACGGGTGTCCGTTTGCGCAACGTGTACGGTTTCCGCGACGTGGAGGTCGGCGGCAAGACGGGTACCTCGCAGGAGAATCGCGACGCGTGGTTCATGGGCGTGACACCCAACCTCGTCGCAGGTGTGTGGATAGGCTGCGAAGACCAAAGCGCCCACCTGGTGACGGGGGGGGAGGGCGCTTCGCTGGCGCTTCCGGTATTCGGGGAGTTCATGAAGAGAGTGTATGCCGACCCCTCGTTGGGAGTGCGGAGGACAGACCGTTTCTACCGTCCGCCGGGAGCCATAGAGTACCGTTGCCCCGACAGTGCGGAGGGGACGGGCTATTCGGGCGACGACGAGTTTTTCGACTGA
- a CDS encoding NADH:flavin oxidoreductase, producing the protein MKNSLLFTPAKIGPLTLRNRTIRSAAFESMCENNSPTQMLEDYHVSVARGGIGMTTLAYASVTRNGLSFKRQLWMREEIVPGLRRITDAIHREGAAASIQIGHCGNMSKKSVAGQLPISASSGLNIYSPTFVRGMRPGEIEEVAKAFGHAVRLAREAGFDAVEVHAGHGYLLSQFLSPYTNHRKDMYGGSLENRMRFMKMAMNEVMEAAGSDMAVLVKTNMRDGFKGGIELDEGLEIARELERCGAHALVLSGGVVSRAPMYVMRGQMPIKTLTYYMDIPWLKVGVKLAGRMMIPTVPFKECYFLEDALRFRKELKLPLVYVGGVVSRANVETVLDSGFEFVQMGRALVTQPDFVNRMRENDGDMACSSGCEHKNYCIGRMYTIDMKCHKHVPDLPAKLRKEMERIK; encoded by the coding sequence ATGAAAAATTCGCTTCTTTTTACTCCGGCCAAGATAGGGCCGCTGACGCTCCGCAACCGTACTATTCGTTCCGCTGCGTTCGAGAGCATGTGCGAGAACAATTCGCCGACGCAGATGCTCGAAGATTACCATGTCTCCGTGGCCAGGGGCGGCATCGGCATGACGACGCTCGCCTATGCGTCGGTAACGCGCAACGGCCTCTCCTTCAAGAGGCAATTGTGGATGAGGGAGGAGATAGTGCCCGGCCTGCGCCGGATTACCGATGCGATACACCGGGAGGGGGCGGCCGCCTCCATTCAGATAGGTCACTGCGGCAACATGTCGAAGAAAAGCGTGGCGGGGCAGCTACCCATATCGGCTTCCAGCGGACTGAATATCTACTCGCCCACTTTCGTGCGCGGTATGCGGCCCGGTGAGATAGAGGAGGTGGCAAAGGCGTTCGGACATGCCGTGCGCCTCGCCCGTGAGGCGGGATTCGATGCCGTGGAGGTGCATGCGGGGCATGGCTATTTGCTCAGTCAGTTCCTGTCGCCCTATACCAACCACCGCAAGGACATGTACGGCGGCTCGCTGGAGAATCGCATGCGTTTCATGAAGATGGCGATGAATGAGGTGATGGAGGCCGCCGGCAGCGATATGGCCGTACTCGTGAAGACCAACATGCGCGATGGATTCAAGGGGGGCATCGAGCTGGACGAAGGGCTGGAGATAGCCAGGGAGCTCGAACGCTGCGGTGCGCATGCGCTGGTGCTCAGCGGCGGGGTCGTAAGCCGTGCACCCATGTATGTCATGCGGGGGCAGATGCCCATCAAGACGCTGACCTACTATATGGATATTCCGTGGCTGAAGGTAGGGGTCAAGCTCGCCGGGCGTATGATGATACCCACCGTCCCTTTCAAGGAGTGCTATTTTCTCGAAGATGCGCTCCGTTTCCGCAAAGAGTTGAAGCTGCCGTTGGTTTATGTGGGCGGAGTGGTCAGCCGGGCCAATGTCGAAACCGTTCTCGACAGCGGATTCGAGTTCGTGCAGATGGGGCGTGCTCTGGTCACGCAGCCCGACTTTGTGAACCGGATGCGGGAGAACGACGGCGATATGGCATGCAGCAGCGGATGCGAACACAAGAATTATTGCATCGGGCGTATGTACACCATCGACATGAAGTGCCACAAGCACGTGCCCGACCTGCCGGCGAAACTGCGGAAGGAGATGGAGCGGATAAAGTGA
- a CDS encoding DUF1295 domain-containing protein, which produces MQQAFNILLIVMAVLAVVVFIALFFVDAGYGMLLNRKWGKTVSNKVGWFVMESPVFLLMTVLWLMSDRRFEAAPLCFLFLFQLHYFQRAFIFPFLLKGRGRMPLAIIAMGILFNMVNAVMQGGWIFYLAPEGLYTFAWLKTPQFIVGTAVFIAGMVINIHSDHIIRNLRRPGDTAHHIPYGGMFRWVSSANYFGEFVEWVGFAVLTWSWSGAVFALWTFANLAPRAVSLRKRYEAEFGDEFRRLGRKSILPFIF; this is translated from the coding sequence ATGCAGCAGGCATTCAATATCTTGCTTATCGTCATGGCTGTGCTGGCCGTAGTGGTTTTCATCGCGCTTTTCTTCGTGGATGCCGGGTACGGCATGCTGCTGAACCGGAAGTGGGGCAAGACAGTATCCAACAAAGTGGGCTGGTTCGTGATGGAGTCGCCCGTCTTCCTGCTGATGACCGTGCTGTGGCTGATGTCGGACAGGCGTTTTGAGGCGGCGCCGCTCTGTTTTCTCTTCCTGTTCCAACTCCACTATTTCCAGCGGGCTTTCATCTTTCCCTTTCTGCTGAAGGGGCGGGGCAGGATGCCGTTGGCGATTATCGCCATGGGAATCCTCTTCAACATGGTGAACGCCGTCATGCAGGGCGGCTGGATATTCTACCTCGCTCCGGAGGGGCTCTATACGTTTGCTTGGCTCAAAACCCCGCAGTTCATCGTCGGGACGGCCGTTTTCATCGCCGGCATGGTCATCAACATACACTCCGACCATATCATCCGGAACCTCCGCCGCCCCGGCGATACGGCTCACCATATCCCTTACGGCGGAATGTTCCGCTGGGTGAGTTCGGCCAACTATTTCGGCGAGTTCGTGGAGTGGGTAGGGTTCGCGGTACTCACATGGTCGTGGTCGGGGGCGGTATTCGCCCTGTGGACGTTCGCCAACCTCGCGCCCCGCGCCGTCTCCCTGCGTAAACGTTACGAGGCCGAGTTCGGCGACGAGTTCCGGAGGCTCGGCAGAAAAAGTATCCTGCCTTTTATATTTTGA
- a CDS encoding porin family protein, protein MKRIYLVCMAMLAIFSMTSVSAQEFRHGFSWGIKSGANLSTLITESKILQEDDHIASRWGYTGGGFINYRFSRRFMLSFDILFSGKGFKADLIPGITDAKFRLNYLDLPVLANFYVYKGLALKVGLQPSILLNANVKGKLIKKQPVHSRIRSYDCAVPLGISYDFTDRLILDIRYTMGGYGVLKNLDINNLNNNSVLSVTIGYRL, encoded by the coding sequence ATGAAAAGGATTTATTTAGTATGTATGGCCATGCTCGCCATCTTTTCCATGACTTCGGTTTCTGCCCAGGAGTTTCGCCACGGTTTTTCATGGGGCATAAAAAGCGGCGCCAACCTGAGCACCCTCATAACGGAGTCGAAGATTCTGCAGGAGGATGACCATATTGCATCGCGCTGGGGGTATACCGGCGGCGGTTTCATCAATTACCGTTTTTCACGGCGCTTCATGCTATCCTTCGACATCCTGTTTTCCGGCAAGGGGTTTAAAGCCGACCTCATCCCGGGTATCACCGATGCCAAATTCAGACTGAACTATCTGGACCTCCCCGTATTGGCCAACTTCTACGTCTATAAGGGATTGGCCCTGAAGGTCGGCTTACAGCCGTCCATTCTGCTCAATGCCAACGTGAAAGGCAAACTGATTAAAAAACAGCCGGTTCATTCACGTATCCGCAGTTACGACTGTGCGGTACCTCTGGGCATCTCCTATGACTTCACCGACCGGCTCATACTCGATATACGATACACAATGGGAGGATACGGGGTACTCAAGAATCTTGACATCAACAACCTGAACAACAACTCCGTCCTCTCCGTCACCATCGGGTACAGACTTTAA
- a CDS encoding TlpA family protein disulfide reductase yields the protein MNNKATKALSSCIYLLAVGSIVAGTVSCKGHLFNKEAVISGVIRNLDDKQLLLLQEESDSADTISVKADGTFRYRFAVEGPSGTYLLYIPETSTPVYLYVRKGARIRIRFDANEPGQPPTLRGNVANECEIVRRMNEAFSGDDPEEIARMSFPEYRKKLMDEYTAVVKLLKKVKDRKFAESALKELTARRDYNLYCYRASYKLYVAPEGDVEDAMFWDFARNIDLNDIANARSGLTELVLVWDMQSAHIERSDLNVLKELARRVSNQEVLDCLSGECMYSALLNETAVESLEETYALFTRICRDTATLQDMEQAYESKITAIRKFGPGKELLDLEMEDRNGTKVNLSSLKGKVRYVDVWASWCGPCRYEMQFLEELAQRYEGDDRLEIVSLSIDTDREAWLQTAMPDRPGWKQYLATPQSRQVLEEEYSITAIPRFMLFDGHNRIIDIHAPSPSDEEEIDRMLQEWLGPDGNSTAKRQP from the coding sequence ATGAACAACAAAGCAACAAAAGCCCTCTCCTCCTGTATCTACCTGCTGGCTGTCGGAAGTATCGTCGCAGGTACCGTCTCTTGTAAAGGGCACCTCTTCAACAAGGAAGCCGTCATCTCCGGAGTAATCAGAAACCTCGATGACAAACAACTGCTGCTTCTGCAGGAGGAGAGCGACAGCGCGGATACCATTTCAGTAAAGGCAGACGGTACTTTCCGATACCGCTTTGCCGTGGAGGGACCTTCGGGAACCTATCTATTGTACATTCCGGAAACCTCCACACCGGTCTATCTATATGTGCGGAAAGGTGCCCGCATACGTATCAGGTTCGATGCGAACGAACCCGGACAGCCGCCCACCCTACGCGGCAATGTGGCAAATGAATGCGAAATCGTCCGCAGGATGAACGAAGCCTTTTCGGGTGACGACCCCGAAGAAATCGCCCGGATGAGTTTCCCGGAGTACCGCAAAAAGCTCATGGACGAATACACGGCCGTCGTGAAACTGCTGAAAAAGGTCAAAGACCGGAAATTCGCCGAATCGGCCCTGAAGGAGCTGACGGCCCGCAGGGACTACAACCTTTACTGTTACCGCGCCAGCTACAAACTCTATGTCGCGCCCGAGGGCGACGTGGAGGATGCGATGTTCTGGGACTTCGCACGGAACATTGACCTGAACGACATAGCGAATGCCAGAAGCGGTCTGACGGAACTCGTGTTGGTGTGGGACATGCAATCGGCGCATATCGAACGCTCCGACCTCAACGTGTTGAAGGAACTGGCGCGAAGAGTCTCTAATCAAGAGGTACTGGACTGTCTCTCGGGAGAGTGCATGTATTCCGCTCTCCTGAACGAAACCGCCGTCGAATCGCTGGAAGAAACCTATGCGCTCTTTACCCGAATATGCCGGGACACCGCCACACTGCAGGATATGGAACAAGCCTATGAATCGAAAATAACGGCCATCCGGAAGTTCGGCCCGGGCAAGGAACTGCTCGACCTGGAGATGGAGGACCGGAACGGCACGAAGGTAAACCTTTCCAGCCTGAAAGGAAAAGTCCGCTATGTCGACGTATGGGCCTCCTGGTGCGGCCCCTGCCGTTACGAAATGCAGTTCCTCGAAGAGCTGGCGCAACGATACGAAGGAGACGACCGCCTGGAAATAGTCAGTCTCTCCATCGATACGGACAGGGAGGCATGGCTTCAAACGGCCATGCCCGACCGACCGGGTTGGAAACAATACCTGGCCACACCCCAATCCCGACAGGTCCTAGAGGAGGAGTACAGCATCACGGCAATCCCCCGTTTCATGCTGTTCGACGGACATAACAGGATTATCGACATACACGCTCCCTCGCCCTCCGATGAGGAAGAAATTGACCGTATGTTACAGGAGTGGCTGGGCCCGGACGGGAACAGTACTGCAAAACGACAACCTTGA
- a CDS encoding AraC family transcriptional regulator: protein MMEFDGTLRNIQLILSLMILGLCVFGGVTLLAHPRRSRAKSILGAGMLLWAVLIVFRLAVNPWLDSSKPLFQPLILIIGGFGMAVTTCYIIEILRPGFLTFRRFILFLSPVIVCSLLFGVYYVYRRQMPVYYSPRDLLSFSDIDILFRGALIACNILYMLIPSYLTIRDGRAYSAMLRENVSDPENYDLRWLQRIMLILSTLYVFYLVLLFTHNTLLYVIDKVVILVLWYYFFYRALFLKEVPWRVSFRAGWRCPDEGADANDTGIGFLTGTNYVKEIEQWFREEKPYLRGDLRLSDLQRRFPIGRTYLSQLFNKALGVSFSDYVNRFRVEESRRLLETDSRMTIDEIAELAGFNSTSAFRRAFAKCMEVSPSEYRKRYMSSSPGR, encoded by the coding sequence ATGATGGAATTCGATGGTACGTTGAGGAATATCCAGTTGATTCTGAGCCTGATGATTCTGGGTCTGTGTGTGTTCGGAGGAGTTACCCTGTTGGCACACCCGCGGAGAAGCAGAGCCAAATCCATTCTTGGGGCGGGTATGCTGCTTTGGGCGGTGTTAATCGTTTTCCGGTTGGCGGTCAATCCTTGGCTGGACAGTTCCAAGCCCCTTTTCCAGCCGCTTATCCTCATTATCGGAGGATTCGGGATGGCTGTCACTACATGCTACATCATTGAGATTCTGCGTCCGGGATTCCTTACATTCAGACGTTTTATTCTTTTCCTCTCTCCGGTCATCGTCTGTTCGCTCCTTTTCGGAGTTTATTACGTTTACCGTCGGCAAATGCCGGTTTATTACAGCCCGAGAGATTTGCTCTCCTTCTCCGATATCGACATATTGTTCCGGGGTGCGCTGATAGCGTGCAATATTCTGTATATGCTCATCCCGTCCTACCTGACAATCCGCGACGGTCGGGCGTACTCTGCGATGTTGCGGGAAAACGTATCCGACCCGGAAAATTACGACTTGCGCTGGCTGCAAAGGATTATGCTCATCCTTTCGACTTTGTATGTTTTCTATCTGGTGCTGCTGTTCACGCACAATACGCTGCTGTATGTAATCGACAAGGTCGTCATCCTCGTCTTGTGGTACTATTTTTTCTACCGGGCCCTGTTCCTGAAAGAGGTACCGTGGAGGGTATCTTTCCGGGCCGGTTGGCGGTGTCCCGACGAAGGGGCGGATGCGAATGATACCGGAATCGGTTTCCTCACCGGAACGAATTATGTGAAAGAGATAGAACAGTGGTTCAGGGAGGAGAAGCCTTACCTTCGGGGCGATTTGCGCCTGTCCGATTTGCAAAGGAGGTTTCCTATCGGCAGGACCTATCTTTCCCAGTTGTTCAACAAAGCGCTGGGAGTCTCTTTCTCCGACTATGTGAATCGGTTCAGGGTTGAGGAGAGCCGGCGTCTCCTCGAGACGGATTCCCGGATGACCATTGACGAGATAGCGGAACTGGCCGGGTTCAATTCGACCAGCGCTTTCCGCAGGGCCTTTGCGAAATGTATGGAGGTGTCGCCTTCGGAGTACCGGAAAAGGTATATGAGCAGCTCCCCCGGCAGATAA
- a CDS encoding Pr6Pr family membrane protein, with protein sequence MTKDMYVKSNWFFILYKTLLVIAAAYGLHFHMAAGKWGDFNYYTVLSNAVCFFYFLASLVFNVRQLARGRHTVTWRPRAEGAVVFCITVTFLIYHFILRPEAFRMGNGGSFYSVLNMVQHYIVPLMALLDWLLFCPKGRWRRYDPASWLLIPLAYFIYILIRAPFAGNIGGTSSPYPYSFIDIQAHGVGIVARNALLAALGMFVLAYLMYFIDLGLSRLGRRMKRMHLKERD encoded by the coding sequence ATGACAAAGGATATGTATGTAAAGAGCAACTGGTTTTTCATCCTCTATAAGACGCTGTTGGTCATCGCGGCGGCATATGGACTCCATTTCCATATGGCGGCCGGCAAGTGGGGCGATTTCAACTATTATACGGTACTCAGCAATGCGGTCTGCTTCTTTTATTTCCTTGCGTCGCTGGTGTTCAACGTCCGGCAGCTGGCCCGGGGGCGCCATACGGTGACGTGGAGACCGCGGGCCGAGGGGGCCGTGGTTTTCTGTATCACGGTCACGTTTCTGATATATCACTTCATTTTGCGGCCCGAAGCGTTCCGGATGGGAAACGGAGGCAGCTTCTACTCGGTGCTCAACATGGTGCAGCACTACATCGTTCCGCTGATGGCCCTGCTCGACTGGCTGTTGTTCTGTCCCAAGGGGCGCTGGCGCCGTTACGACCCCGCCTCCTGGCTGCTTATCCCGCTGGCCTATTTCATCTATATCCTCATCCGGGCACCGTTCGCCGGCAACATAGGCGGAACGTCAAGCCCTTATCCTTACAGTTTCATAGACATACAGGCGCACGGAGTGGGCATCGTGGCCCGGAATGCGCTGCTCGCGGCCCTCGGCATGTTCGTGCTCGCCTACCTGATGTATTTCATCGACCTCGGCCTGTCGCGGCTGGGCAGGCGGATGAAGCGTATGCATCTGAAAGAGCGGGACTGA